One Ignavibacterium album JCM 16511 genomic region harbors:
- a CDS encoding flagellar hook-length control protein FliK, giving the protein MFINSLFLSKLLNLKSEKQSSGVDENGFSHLFSEIIKIKSAGEDTAFLPEYIGGTLLDHKTIFISNSSPLENKTFYRTDTSIKIIEELYKLFTSGNLQLITVSENQAVSLNKITTDKNQFLKSIETLIQNILSDSDNQNKEVEIRYVSKNLIETKKINKENLSQFSEYLSKLIDGNQSFSFVIGANLKQILFDVENLTSNEEAKTNVQVEAGTESSSLQNMIPGSTEHIQSVEASKLKTELNENYLKNETELNDLIVKSDGKENLEPRITNQNINEKIIPSVNDNSNQKSSFSMKENLKPDFKQNSDNKILLQVFNKSEKTNDYTKVNSRNSLQQSEIDVDKTSENNFSNKISKLEDETAVLKVNKERQTSNSVSTNLKSSEPEVKVKIEGEIKNQSSVQQQKNDEANLKFEDIAEIKIVIKEKSQFVHSEKENQVFLRNSQIETYKKEPQSVQTNPKNESQDFRNVDLADIPGSYRSIRPELTEKDLQTIIKTQADEPKISRAGLPLIADYQDWDLIFDKSSNQVENVFENDQTFIRQTSEKEVMHKLKSEFSPDNQKETEVRTNSINSKFKIDLDKPAEQKTIQPNEIIEDLTVRTNQKEKMLHLQFSGEKKIIAVSEPVQEKVISFSDAKTQTVVEQNNSINENSTVNVDSNKSSSSKNLNEHKPIAENEIKIQNGEANDRRSTDNQNQSGSENKNFASEVNKVSNEKDIPDEKAFKSDLMSLDKQVNQPEIKSHLFNNKNIVEHFIKNPVESKTLEKFLQFLDKQEIIQKSEIVNYSKQNHSVEIKLSPKELGSIKILLDTNDNNVSAKIEVGNEQTKAVVVNNLPQLKETLSQQGVNLNNVNVTVSSEEQRNPEQTKQKNKKKSQDNNPKVEFTEEKKTVRNLGYNTYEYLV; this is encoded by the coding sequence ATGTTTATTAATTCATTATTTCTGTCTAAGCTGCTGAACTTAAAATCTGAAAAGCAATCATCTGGCGTGGATGAAAATGGTTTTTCACATCTGTTTTCCGAGATAATAAAAATTAAAAGTGCTGGTGAGGACACAGCTTTTTTGCCTGAATATATTGGAGGAACTTTACTTGATCATAAAACTATTTTTATATCCAATTCATCGCCGCTTGAAAATAAAACTTTTTACAGAACTGACACTTCTATAAAAATCATTGAGGAGCTTTATAAGTTATTCACTTCAGGAAACCTGCAGTTGATAACTGTATCTGAGAATCAGGCAGTATCATTAAATAAAATTACAACAGACAAAAATCAGTTTCTTAAAAGCATTGAAACTCTGATACAAAATATTTTGAGTGATTCAGACAATCAAAATAAAGAAGTCGAAATCAGATATGTTTCAAAAAATCTGATTGAAACAAAAAAAATTAATAAAGAAAATCTTTCACAATTCTCAGAATATCTTTCAAAGCTGATTGATGGTAATCAGTCTTTTTCCTTTGTCATCGGAGCGAATTTAAAACAGATTTTATTCGATGTTGAAAATCTTACATCAAACGAAGAAGCAAAAACCAATGTTCAGGTTGAAGCCGGAACTGAGAGTAGTTCTCTTCAAAATATGATTCCAGGATCAACAGAACATATTCAATCGGTCGAAGCAAGCAAATTAAAAACAGAATTAAACGAAAATTATTTAAAGAATGAAACTGAATTAAATGATCTGATAGTAAAATCTGATGGTAAAGAAAATTTAGAACCTCGAATAACAAATCAAAATATTAATGAAAAGATAATTCCTTCAGTGAATGATAATTCAAATCAGAAATCATCTTTTTCGATGAAAGAAAATTTAAAACCTGATTTCAAACAAAATTCCGATAATAAAATTTTATTGCAGGTTTTTAATAAGTCTGAGAAGACAAATGATTATACAAAAGTAAATTCAAGAAATTCTCTACAACAAAGTGAGATAGATGTTGATAAAACATCAGAAAATAATTTCTCAAATAAGATTTCAAAACTGGAAGATGAAACTGCAGTTTTAAAGGTTAATAAGGAAAGACAAACAAGTAATTCAGTTTCGACAAATTTAAAGTCATCAGAGCCGGAAGTAAAAGTTAAGATTGAAGGTGAGATAAAAAATCAAAGCTCAGTTCAACAGCAAAAAAATGATGAAGCGAATTTAAAGTTTGAAGATATTGCAGAAATTAAAATTGTGATAAAAGAAAAATCTCAGTTCGTTCATTCAGAAAAAGAAAACCAGGTGTTTCTCAGAAATTCACAAATTGAAACTTATAAGAAAGAGCCTCAATCAGTTCAAACTAATCCTAAAAATGAGTCTCAGGATTTCAGAAATGTAGACCTAGCTGATATTCCCGGCAGTTACAGAAGTATTCGACCTGAACTTACTGAGAAGGATTTGCAAACGATAATAAAAACACAAGCTGATGAACCAAAAATTAGTCGTGCTGGCTTACCTTTAATTGCTGATTATCAGGATTGGGATTTGATTTTTGATAAAAGTTCAAATCAGGTGGAAAATGTTTTTGAAAATGATCAAACCTTTATCAGGCAAACTTCTGAAAAAGAAGTAATGCACAAACTCAAAAGTGAATTTTCTCCGGATAATCAAAAGGAAACTGAAGTCAGGACTAATTCAATAAATTCAAAATTTAAGATTGATTTGGATAAACCTGCAGAACAAAAGACAATCCAGCCGAATGAAATTATTGAAGATTTAACTGTACGGACAAATCAAAAAGAAAAAATGCTTCACCTGCAATTTTCTGGTGAGAAGAAAATCATAGCCGTATCTGAACCAGTTCAGGAGAAAGTAATTTCTTTTTCTGATGCAAAGACACAAACTGTTGTTGAACAAAATAATTCGATAAATGAGAATTCGACTGTAAATGTTGATTCAAATAAATCATCATCGTCAAAAAATCTTAATGAGCATAAGCCTATTGCAGAGAATGAAATAAAAATACAGAATGGTGAAGCTAATGATCGACGAAGTACAGATAATCAAAATCAAAGCGGAAGTGAGAATAAGAATTTTGCTTCAGAAGTAAACAAAGTTAGTAACGAAAAAGATATTCCGGATGAAAAAGCATTTAAGTCTGATTTAATGAGTTTAGATAAGCAAGTAAATCAGCCGGAAATAAAATCTCATTTGTTCAATAATAAAAATATTGTTGAGCACTTCATAAAAAATCCGGTTGAATCAAAAACACTTGAAAAGTTTTTACAGTTTCTTGATAAGCAGGAAATTATTCAGAAGTCTGAGATAGTAAATTATTCCAAACAAAATCATTCGGTTGAAATAAAATTATCACCAAAAGAATTAGGCAGTATTAAAATCTTGCTTGATACAAACGATAATAATGTGAGCGCAAAAATTGAAGTGGGGAATGAGCAAACAAAAGCTGTAGTTGTTAATAATCTTCCGCAGCTCAAAGAAACATTATCTCAGCAAGGTGTAAATCTGAATAATGTGAATGTTACAGTTTCATCTGAAGAGCAGAGAAATCCGGAACAAACTAAACAGAAGAATAAAAAGAAATCACAGGATAACAATCCAAAAGTTGAGTTTACAGAGGAAAAGAAAACTGTGAGAAACTTAGGATACAACACTTATGAATATTTAGTATAG
- a CDS encoding MotE family protein, giving the protein MKTYILNTLPFVFAFIIVTGVIIYLNGQFNNIFQFDFTPRNQAHNKLNDSTLVNKKNEVALTDKKVESKNDSVVTPQLPADSIVSANLSEQKVIPETEIKSDIKEISKKELEKQLEKKPNAELNNVEPKFVSTELNQSNESKQQKQDSSYTNWLKKVSKLLEQMEPSKASKIIQNYSDNVARDIIYTMNKKSAAKIVSELSPEVAQRIIRYD; this is encoded by the coding sequence ATGAAAACATACATACTGAATACTTTACCATTTGTTTTTGCGTTTATTATTGTAACCGGTGTAATCATCTATTTGAATGGACAGTTCAATAACATTTTCCAATTTGATTTCACACCGAGAAATCAAGCACATAATAAACTTAATGATTCAACACTTGTCAATAAGAAAAATGAAGTTGCTTTAACCGATAAAAAAGTTGAATCAAAAAATGATTCTGTTGTTACTCCACAACTTCCGGCTGATTCAATTGTATCTGCAAATTTGTCTGAACAAAAAGTAATTCCCGAAACCGAAATCAAATCGGATATAAAAGAAATTTCAAAAAAGGAATTGGAGAAACAACTCGAAAAAAAACCAAATGCTGAACTGAATAATGTTGAACCAAAGTTTGTATCCACCGAGCTTAACCAATCCAATGAATCCAAACAGCAAAAACAGGATTCTTCTTACACCAATTGGTTGAAAAAAGTTTCAAAGCTCTTAGAGCAGATGGAACCTTCAAAGGCATCTAAAATTATTCAGAACTATTCCGATAATGTAGCGAGAGATATTATTTACACAATGAACAAGAAAAGTGCTGCTAAAATAGTATCCGAATTAAGTCCGGAAGTAGCTCAAAGAATCATAAGGTATGACTGA
- the fliJ gene encoding flagellar export protein FliJ — translation MAKFIFRLDSVKRVKENYEKKAKRELAVINNYINDHQKLREKLIDEVNSLRNNVKPRMSASELKFLGGYKNSLNIQIKNEEAELSRLEQEKKRKVSELMQRAKEKKILSQLEEHQHKEFVKEENKTELKQFDEIAIQNFSRDKK, via the coding sequence ATGGCTAAATTTATTTTCAGACTGGATTCAGTTAAAAGAGTAAAAGAGAATTATGAAAAGAAAGCCAAGAGAGAATTGGCTGTTATAAATAATTACATTAACGATCATCAGAAGTTAAGAGAAAAATTAATCGATGAAGTTAATTCACTAAGAAACAATGTGAAACCAAGAATGTCAGCCTCGGAATTAAAATTTCTTGGTGGATATAAAAACTCGCTTAATATTCAGATTAAAAATGAAGAAGCTGAATTATCGCGACTTGAGCAGGAAAAGAAAAGAAAAGTTTCAGAGCTGATGCAGCGGGCTAAAGAGAAGAAAATTTTGTCGCAGCTTGAAGAACATCAACACAAAGAATTTGTAAAAGAAGAAAATAAAACGGAGCTTAAGCAATTCGATGAAATTGCTATACAAAATTTTAGCAGGGATAAAAAATGA
- the fliI gene encoding flagellar protein export ATPase FliI: MMFELAKKYKSIIRDTDTIKLSGKVNDVIGLVIVSAGPNVSLGEICSIIDRNGNEVCKSEVVGFKDGKVLSVALGEVQNISPKSEIIAEGKSFSVGVGKELLGRVIDGLGNPIDGKGELKVTSYRSIYREAPNPLQRKRIETPLQTGVRAIDGLLTIGKGQRMGIFAGSGVGKSVTLGMIARNTNADVNVITLIGERGREVREFIERDLGEEGLQRSVVVVATSDKSALIRMKGAYIGTTIAEYFRDLGMDVLLMMDSVTRFAMAQREIGLAIGEPPTTKGYTPSVFATLPKLLERAGTSDKGSITGLYNVLVDGDDLTEPIADAARSILDGHIVLSRRLANSGQFPAVDPLQSVSRVMPDITTNDHRERIKIFNEILATYKEAEDLINIGAYVKGSNPAIDHALSKISQLKSFLRQDMFEKTDFNSTIKRLNEIIQL; encoded by the coding sequence ATGATGTTTGAACTTGCAAAAAAATATAAGAGCATAATAAGAGATACTGATACAATCAAACTTAGTGGAAAAGTAAATGATGTAATCGGATTAGTCATTGTTTCAGCCGGACCGAATGTATCACTCGGTGAGATTTGTTCTATAATTGACAGAAACGGAAACGAAGTATGCAAATCGGAAGTTGTTGGTTTCAAAGACGGTAAAGTTCTTTCTGTTGCGTTGGGAGAAGTACAAAACATTTCACCGAAATCGGAAATTATAGCCGAAGGTAAATCATTCTCGGTTGGTGTTGGAAAAGAATTGTTGGGAAGAGTTATTGACGGTCTCGGAAATCCAATAGATGGAAAAGGTGAGTTAAAAGTAACTTCATACAGATCAATTTATCGTGAAGCACCAAACCCGTTACAAAGAAAAAGAATAGAAACACCATTACAAACAGGTGTTCGTGCTATTGATGGATTACTTACAATCGGCAAGGGACAGCGAATGGGAATTTTTGCTGGCAGTGGTGTTGGCAAAAGCGTTACACTTGGAATGATTGCACGCAATACTAACGCTGATGTCAATGTTATCACACTGATTGGAGAAAGAGGAAGGGAAGTAAGAGAATTTATCGAAAGAGATTTAGGTGAAGAGGGATTGCAAAGATCAGTTGTTGTTGTAGCAACAAGTGATAAGTCTGCGTTGATTCGAATGAAAGGTGCTTACATCGGAACAACGATTGCAGAATATTTCCGTGATCTTGGAATGGATGTTTTGTTGATGATGGATTCGGTAACAAGATTTGCAATGGCACAACGAGAAATAGGTCTTGCAATCGGTGAACCGCCAACCACAAAAGGATATACTCCAAGTGTTTTTGCAACACTACCGAAACTTTTGGAAAGAGCCGGCACTTCTGATAAAGGTTCAATTACTGGTTTGTATAATGTACTTGTTGATGGTGATGATTTGACTGAACCAATTGCTGATGCAGCTCGTTCGATACTTGACGGTCATATTGTCTTGTCGCGTCGCCTTGCCAACAGCGGTCAATTTCCTGCTGTTGATCCTTTACAAAGTGTTAGCAGAGTAATGCCCGATATTACAACAAACGATCACAGAGAACGAATAAAAATTTTTAATGAAATACTTGCAACCTATAAAGAAGCAGAAGATCTGATTAACATCGGAGCATATGTAAAGGGAAGTAACCCGGCAATTGATCATGCGCTTTCAAAAATTTCTCAACTGAAATCATTTTTAAGACAGGATATGTTTGAGAAGACAGACTTTAATTCAACAATTAAAAGATTAAATGAAATTATTCAACTATGA
- a CDS encoding FliH/SctL family protein: MSNVIKLNGKSARVNVKISDESFAPLESENKDNSLELELHNRYVAGFNDGQKEAAAKLQIEYLEKLKAKYNQLDVLMNHLTEQAKNQTELFTQLVIETSFTIAEKIIQREIEKESNILNVIETCLKKVMTANSIIIKLNPDDFDFVLNDMKQLNRSIDSSKIKLEKEEMIQKGGCLVETEIGNADARISSQLNELKRKLEQSKDNDNDV; the protein is encoded by the coding sequence ATGTCTAATGTTATTAAACTCAATGGTAAATCAGCCAGAGTTAATGTTAAGATTAGCGATGAATCTTTTGCACCTCTTGAGAGCGAGAATAAAGACAATTCATTGGAACTGGAATTACATAACAGATATGTGGCTGGCTTTAACGATGGTCAGAAAGAAGCTGCAGCAAAATTACAAATAGAATATCTTGAAAAGCTTAAAGCAAAGTACAATCAGTTGGATGTATTAATGAATCATCTGACTGAACAAGCGAAAAATCAAACTGAGCTTTTCACTCAGCTTGTAATTGAAACATCATTCACAATTGCTGAAAAAATTATTCAAAGAGAAATCGAAAAAGAATCAAATATTCTGAATGTAATTGAAACTTGTTTGAAAAAAGTTATGACAGCAAACAGCATAATTATCAAACTTAATCCTGATGACTTTGACTTTGTTCTGAATGACATGAAACAATTGAATAGAAGTATTGATTCTTCAAAAATCAAATTGGAAAAAGAAGAAATGATTCAGAAAGGTGGCTGTCTTGTTGAAACAGAAATCGGCAATGCAGATGCGCGGATTTCTTCACAGTTAAATGAGTTAAAAAGAAAACTTGAGCAATCAAAAGATAATGACAATGATGTTTGA
- the fliG gene encoding flagellar motor switch protein FliG: MSEQQFKDDVLSKDQINGIQKAALLMIALDIETAASVLKYLDPEQVEKISAEITKVKNIPSKVVDSIMQDFYDMVTAREYVLEGGLEYAQAILEKSFGMNKAIEIVDKVKSLTTLKGFDVLKKADSVQLVSFLSKEHPQTIALILSHLNPDQTAEALKELSPELRADVAFRIATLGKVSPQTLKQIEKVVDEMAGTTLSQSVSKIGGSKSLANILNRLNINLTKEILEQIEINDPDVAAEVKRLMFMFEDIINIQDKDIQKILKEVDRKDLALALKVADDALRNKIFSNMSERAADLLKEELQYMGMVKLKEVEAAQSKIIDIIKSLEESGEISLNMRGSKEDVYV, from the coding sequence ATGAGTGAACAGCAATTTAAAGATGATGTCCTGAGTAAGGACCAAATAAACGGAATTCAAAAAGCAGCTCTTTTAATGATAGCGCTTGATATTGAAACCGCTGCTAGTGTATTGAAATATCTTGACCCTGAGCAGGTAGAAAAAATTTCTGCAGAGATTACGAAGGTTAAAAATATTCCGTCAAAAGTTGTTGATTCTATTATGCAGGACTTCTATGATATGGTTACTGCGAGAGAATATGTTCTCGAAGGTGGTTTGGAATATGCTCAGGCAATACTTGAAAAATCATTTGGAATGAATAAAGCAATTGAAATTGTTGATAAAGTTAAATCGCTTACCACACTTAAAGGATTTGATGTTCTTAAAAAAGCAGATTCAGTTCAGCTGGTTTCATTCCTTAGCAAAGAACATCCACAAACAATTGCACTTATTTTATCTCATCTTAATCCGGACCAAACAGCCGAAGCACTTAAAGAATTATCTCCGGAATTAAGAGCTGATGTTGCTTTTCGGATTGCAACACTTGGTAAAGTTTCTCCACAGACTTTAAAGCAAATTGAAAAAGTTGTAGATGAAATGGCCGGTACAACACTAAGTCAGTCTGTGAGTAAAATAGGTGGCTCAAAAAGTCTTGCCAACATTCTGAACAGACTGAATATTAATCTTACCAAAGAAATACTTGAGCAGATTGAAATAAATGATCCGGATGTCGCAGCTGAAGTTAAAAGACTGATGTTCATGTTCGAAGACATTATTAACATCCAGGATAAAGACATTCAGAAAATACTTAAAGAAGTTGATAGAAAAGATCTTGCTCTTGCTCTGAAAGTTGCTGATGATGCACTTCGCAATAAAATTTTCTCCAATATGTCTGAAAGAGCTGCTGACTTGTTGAAAGAGGAATTGCAGTATATGGGAATGGTTAAGCTCAAAGAAGTTGAAGCTGCTCAATCGAAGATTATTGATATAATTAAAAGTCTTGAAGAAAGCGGCGAAATCTCACTTAACATGCGAGGCAGCAAAGAGGATGTTTATGTCTAA
- the fliF gene encoding flagellar basal-body MS-ring/collar protein FliF, which translates to MSKNPTEALTKALNSLSLQQKVLIGGTAVITMVLIIILVTMMNEPSYSVLYSNLAQQDASKVVEYLNAQKIPYKIEDNGTVIKVPKDKLYETRLELAGKGIPTSGTIGYELFDKSMMGMSDFMQKLNYKRALEGELSRTILGQDGVEGARVHIVFPERTIFRDEQKQPTASIVLKLRDNYKLQRTSAMAIVNLVASAVEGLSTNNITLIDTHGRLLWKEDSDGTMTVSSGKQYEIKNSVESYLAQKAQTILDNVLGYGNALVQVNAELNFDQVEKTMELYDPESQVVVSEQTLKSSNVGKAIGDTSAQSTENVTTNYEISKTVQRVVEGSGNILRLSVAAVINDVPKQVQKDGKTVIEYAPRSQDQIRKLEELIKNAVGVNPERNDQVSIVNIPFETKPTDELVEESSPWFQDTNGISNLVLVLLAIGGSIFLLKGLMSKLKSEKIFLGTIPSELSHATAGGGTPMLSSKHLPGALNEIKKKKDLLPIGDIEDEITDEAIRKKTRQEKIQNYVSKNPTEAAKLINTWLHENE; encoded by the coding sequence ATGAGTAAAAATCCAACCGAAGCATTAACAAAAGCATTGAACTCACTTTCGCTTCAGCAGAAAGTTCTTATTGGCGGAACTGCTGTTATCACTATGGTTCTGATTATCATTCTTGTTACAATGATGAATGAGCCATCATATTCAGTTCTGTATTCTAATCTTGCTCAGCAAGACGCTTCAAAAGTTGTTGAGTATCTCAATGCTCAGAAAATTCCTTACAAGATTGAAGATAACGGAACAGTAATTAAAGTACCCAAGGATAAATTGTATGAAACCAGATTGGAATTAGCCGGGAAGGGAATTCCTACCTCAGGAACAATCGGATATGAATTGTTTGACAAATCAATGATGGGAATGTCTGACTTCATGCAAAAATTAAACTATAAAAGAGCTCTCGAAGGTGAACTTTCAAGAACAATTCTGGGACAGGATGGAGTTGAAGGTGCAAGAGTTCATATCGTCTTTCCGGAAAGAACAATTTTCCGCGATGAACAAAAACAACCTACAGCATCAATTGTTCTTAAATTAAGAGACAATTACAAATTGCAGCGAACAAGTGCAATGGCTATTGTTAATCTCGTTGCAAGTGCTGTTGAAGGACTTTCGACAAATAACATTACGCTTATTGATACTCACGGCAGATTATTATGGAAAGAAGATAGTGATGGCACAATGACGGTATCTTCGGGAAAACAATATGAAATTAAAAATTCAGTTGAAAGCTACCTTGCACAAAAAGCTCAAACTATTCTTGATAATGTTTTGGGATATGGCAATGCGCTCGTTCAGGTTAATGCAGAACTGAACTTTGACCAGGTGGAAAAAACTATGGAACTTTATGATCCTGAATCACAAGTTGTTGTCAGTGAGCAAACACTCAAATCATCCAATGTAGGAAAAGCTATTGGTGATACTTCGGCTCAGTCAACTGAAAATGTTACAACTAATTATGAAATAAGCAAAACTGTTCAAAGGGTAGTCGAAGGTTCTGGAAATATTTTAAGGTTAAGTGTAGCAGCGGTAATCAATGATGTTCCAAAACAAGTTCAGAAAGATGGTAAAACAGTAATCGAGTATGCACCTCGTTCACAGGATCAGATTCGCAAGCTGGAAGAATTAATTAAAAATGCTGTGGGAGTTAATCCGGAAAGAAATGATCAGGTATCGATAGTCAATATTCCATTCGAAACAAAACCAACAGACGAATTAGTTGAAGAATCTTCTCCCTGGTTTCAGGACACCAATGGAATTTCTAATCTTGTTTTGGTACTTCTGGCAATCGGAGGATCGATCTTTCTGTTGAAAGGATTGATGTCGAAACTTAAAAGTGAAAAAATATTTTTAGGAACAATTCCAAGTGAACTAAGTCATGCAACTGCAGGAGGAGGAACACCAATGTTATCATCAAAGCACTTGCCCGGTGCACTAAATGAAATCAAAAAGAAAAAAGATCTCCTGCCGATTGGAGACATTGAAGATGAAATAACCGATGAAGCAATAAGAAAGAAAACCAGACAGGAAAAAATTCAGAACTATGTTTCTAAAAATCCAACTGAAGCCGCAAAACTAATAAACACTTGGTTGCACGAAAATGAGTGA
- the fliE gene encoding flagellar hook-basal body complex protein FliE, which translates to MAIESIGGKLPSIIQEAQKQTKDISGFGNVLGEFIGSVNDDQLKSAQITNDFISGDGVEIHEVMIAGEKAKTSLELLMEIRNKTIDMYRELTRMSL; encoded by the coding sequence ATGGCCATTGAATCAATCGGCGGAAAACTTCCTTCAATTATACAGGAAGCTCAGAAACAGACAAAAGATATTTCAGGATTCGGAAATGTACTTGGTGAATTTATCGGTTCTGTAAATGATGATCAACTGAAATCAGCTCAGATAACAAATGATTTTATTAGCGGTGACGGAGTTGAAATTCACGAAGTAATGATTGCCGGAGAAAAAGCCAAAACAAGTCTCGAACTTCTGATGGAAATCAGAAACAAAACAATTGATATGTATCGTGAATTAACAAGAATGTCGTTATAA